A window from Hemibagrus wyckioides isolate EC202008001 linkage group LG19, SWU_Hwy_1.0, whole genome shotgun sequence encodes these proteins:
- the lmod2b gene encoding leiomodin-2 has translation MSTFGYRRELSKYEELDEDELLASLTAEELQELEKELADIEPDDKVPIGLRQRDQTVKTPTGTFSREALLKYWEKETQQILENERIGSSSPQFCCGFQAGENNEKVNMTENTSEESEDEEEAEDEKEKDVCVNDDDDEDNEEKSELEEPITEEEEEEEEEEEEEEEEEEEEEDKEEEEEEEEEKQIRKPENNPKKESVQEKHPPLQNMYNGHSSIKPEDPVRRNSPQESNQLSGNPTVLDEALEKILCDDPDTTEVNLNNIDNISQENLIRFAEALRSNTHVRSFSLANTRADDPVAFAIAKMLKENCHIINVNTESNYITGKGILALVQALTHNNTLTELRFHNQRHICGGQVEMEMVKLLRENTTLLKLGYQFDLAGPRMSMTSILTRNQDFQRQKRMQELRQQQGGASTPINPRTSVLQKSTPTSSPYGSPRSSPWSSPKLPRNDVIKRHPQPTLLPPPPPPPPPPPPPPPPPPPPPKPQSITEKRGPTRMIAEVIKLQEASAKKQQDQGKGKCKSKKGKKRVPKENGTESILKELKNALRPIADRDSSRPSTPMRSAHDELMAAIRASSIKSLKRVEVPQYLR, from the exons ATGAGCACCTTTGGCTACCGCCGGGAGCTGAGCAAGTACGAGGAGTTGGATGAAGATGAGCTGCTTGCCTCATTGACAGCAGAAGAGCTCCAGGAACTGGAAAAGGAGCTGGCTGATATTGAGCCAGATGACAAAGTCCCTATCGGACTAAGGCAGAGGGACCAGACAGTTAAAACCCCAACTGGTACATTTAGCCGAGAGGCTCTTTTAAAAtactgggagaaagagacacaaCAGATTCTTGAAAATGAAAGGATTGGTTCGTCAAGCCCCCAG TTTTGCTGTGGATTCCAGGCTggtgaaaataatgaaaaagtgAATATGACAGAAAACACCAGCGAGGAATCGGAAGATGAGGAAGAAGCTGAGGATGAGAAGGAAAAGGATGTTTGTGtgaacgatgatgatgatgaagataatgaaGAGAAGAGTGAATTAGAGGAGCCAATtactgaggaggaggaggaggaggaggaggaggaggaggaagaagaggaagaagaggaggaggaggaggataaagaggaagaagaggaggaggaggaagaaaaacagATAAGAAAGCCAGAAAATAACCCCAAAAAGGAGAGTGTTCAGGAGAAACATCCTCCTCTGCAAAACATGTACAATGGTCACTCAAGCATCAAGCCAGAAGACCCTGTGAGGAGAAATTCACCACAGGAGTCAAACCAGTTGTCAGGAAACCCCACCGTCCTGGATGAGGCTCTGGAAAAGATCCTGTGTGATGACCCTGACACCACTGAAGTCAATCTCAACAATATTGATAACATCTCCCAGGAGAACCTGATCCGCTTTGCAGAAGCCCTGCGCTCCAACACGCATGTAAGGTCTTTTAGTCTGGCCAACACTCGTGCTGATGATCCAGTAGCGTTTGCAATTGCCAAAATGCTGAAGGAGAACTGTCacattataaatgtaaacactGAGTCTAACTACATCACAGGAAAGGGTATCCTAGCCCTGGTGCAAGCGcttacacacaataacacactaacaGAGCTACGCTTCCACAACCAGCGCCATATCTGTGGAGGTCAGGtagagatggagatggtgaaACTGTTGAGAGAGAACACCACCCTGCTCAAGCTTGGCTACCAGTTTGACCTTGCTGGCCCTCGAATGAGCATGACTAGCATTCTCACTCGCAATCAAGATTTTCAAAGGCAGAAGAGAATGCAAGAACTGCGTCAGCAGCAAGGAGGTGCCTCGACTCCTATTAACCCACGCACAAGTGTGCTTCAGAAGAGCACACCAACCTCTTCTCCATACGGGTCTCCTCGGAGTTCACCATGGTCCTCTCCAAAGCTGCCACGTAATGATGTGATAAAACGGCATCCTCAACCAACTCTTCTACCACCTCCCCCACCTCCTCCACCCCCTCCACCCCCTCCaccccctccaccaccacctcctcccaAACCCCAGAGCATCACTGAGAAAAGAGGTCCAACCAGAATGATCGCAGAAGTGATCAAACTTCAAGAAGCAAGTGCCaaaaagcagcaggaccagggCAAAGGCAAGTGTAAGTCtaaaaaagggaagaaaaggGTTCCTAAGGAAAACGGAACTGAAAGCATCCTCAAGGAGCTGAAAAATGCTCTGAGACCTATCGCAGACAGAGACAGTTCCAGACCCTCGACGCCGATGCGGTCGGCTCATGATGAACTCATGGCTGCTATCCGAGCAAGCAGCATCAAATCGCTCAAACGG GTGGAAGTTCCTCAATACCTTcggtaa